The DNA window GACTATTGCACTAGAGTTTAACATGGAGTGTTATAAGTTTTGCATGGTGCATTGATCGTAGATAAAGGGTCTAAAATGTGTGGGTTATATATTTTAAGTGGTTCGACTGTTGTTTACTATGTATCATTAGCTAGCAAAGATTTTCATGAAAAAATAAGTTATGGAATTTGAGACTATGGTATGCTAGTAAAAGAGTTGACAACGATATGGAGTTTGTTTTAGAGAGTTTAATGAGTTTTGTAGGAAATAATGTATAAATAGACATAAAACCGTTGTTGGAACACCTTAATAAAACGACCTAGGTAAATGTGAGAGAATAACATTTAAGAGAGGGTAAGGTGAATGTTGTGGTGAGTTAGGTTGCGGAAGATTTTATGGGGGTATGATTGTTGCTATAACAACTTACGTGATCGTCAGATGTTCATCAACATGAATAGACTCCAAGACACATAGAGATGTTTGGAGTAGGAAATCAATAGACTAATTTAATTTGTAGGTTTTTATAGATTTGGTGTTTGCAACTATCAAATAAGACAAGCTTGATATTAGGGCTATAAAGTGTGTCTTCATTAGTTATCCATAAGGTGTGGAAGGTTACAAGTCATGGAAGGTGGAATCTAGAAGATCAAATTTTTTCATAAGTAAGGATGTTACTTTTTATGAGATAAATATGGGGATAAAGCGCAAAAACTTAAAGAGAATATCAAAAACTATAGTGGAGTAGACTCAGTTTGAGGTGGAGGTTCCTACTAGAGAGACTAGAGATGAGAAGGAAGGTAAGGCTCCAATTTCTAGTGCGAATGAAGGACCACCTACAATAGCACTTGATTATCATTTGACTTGCGATAGGGTGAAGAATGAAATTATACCACCTCATAGATATCGTTGTATTGGCCTAATTtgttatgctttgaatgtggtTGAAAGGTTACAAGACTTAAAAGCTAAGAAAGTCAAAAGTGGTGAAGGCGGATAATTATGAAATGAATTCACTAATGAAGAACCATGTTTGGAATCTCATAAGATTATTTAAGAAACAAAGGGTGTTGAATGCAAGTGTCTAGGTCAAAGTTCAAGCATTCATCAGGTTTAAGTTAGGGGGATTGTGGAAGTGTGCCTCTAAATATCAAATGTTTTCAACAAAAGTATCCATTTCTAACATTGCCAAATTTCATAGGCGGTGAAGCTGGAGAGAGCAGTTTGCTGCGCGTTGGCTTGAGGCTGGTCAGACAAGTGGTGAAGGTTGTCGGTGCGATGTTAGCCTTACACACATCGACTTTAGGTTCAACGCTAGTTTCAGGTCAATTTGAATCGACTAATTGACTCGGGCTTCGATGTTGGGTTAAGGTTAATTCATTTCGACGGCTCAGCTCGAGGTGGATTAGAAGTCATTCCAAAAAAAATGGTCCATCAAAGTTTCAAATCTTTATAAATGCATTTCTTTATCACTTTTGAATGAAGACGGGAGAAGTTGTGAAATCACAGTTAGAAAAACTTTATATAGGGTAAAATAGAAATTTTAGAATTCGATTGTTCTAagtatttgtaaaaaaatttggAGATAtttaagaggattaaaaaccaaTTCTAAATATATTGTAATTTTGTGATTTATATACTTTAAGGACGAGATATTGATAAACACTTGAGTAAAAAATATGAGATGTTCTTGTGAACGTGAAATTATTTTCTTGTAATTCATCTTGAAGTATAGTGGATTGGAGTGTTACACTCTCTTATAATAGATTATTTTGATTGAattgtataaataaattttatgtgttcttgtcttttattttattgttaatcATGTGAATTTACTTACAAAGGTTGAATTGGATAAAAAAAAAGTGTCAGTGCTTTGAACAATGGCCTCAATGACTTGTATAATGAAATATGAAGCTTTTTCTTCTTGTATTGGTGTTCAAAATTTTGAAATTGAATAACACAACACTATCTACTACTATCATTTAAAGCAGTCAGGGTTTGGTGCTTTATGTTGGGGGAGGAAAAGAAAACTTGTGATAATAATCTTGCCAAACTTTTTACTTTAAATGGAATGAATAATCTTGCTCTAACAAAAGTAAAATGATTGAAAacatatattatgaataaatattTCATGGACTTTCCGTCTATTAAATAAAGGACGGTCCACAACACCATGTGTATCTATCGACTATCTCTCCAATTTATTAAATCAAAGACCTTTTCTTACCACTAACTGCTCTCATTTTCTCCACGCTACGTCCGTGACCACACCATGTCACCATCACTTTTTTTCTGCTTAACGACCTCACCAtactttatatttaaaaataataatactccTCACACACTTGATATGTCGCTGATTCGAACTTGCATCTGTATAATCTATCTGACTTATGCATAATCGTCTTCAGTTTTTGGAGGTCTTTTGTAGGTTAGTCATAGTTTAATCATAACAAAATAATTAGAGGTTTTATAGTGGAAAATTTGAGGTCCTACATAGTAACCTGCCTTGCGTACCTTCAAATACAACTTTGAACTTATGTCTCTGCGCAACTATCAACTAAGCTGATTTAGCCGGAATTAACACAAACAAACATAATTTTACTGTGCCTAAAAAGGTACTGGCACACTGCTACATAGTCACAGTTTTCACAAGCCAGTGATTCAGTATCTCTGAaaatacatagaaaaacaaaaacaaagaagaaatatcaaagCTTGTGTCTCTATATAtctccctcaccttttctttcaTCCTACTCATTCCACTCCATCATTCAATAACCAACCATTCATTTTTAGTTACATCTTTTTCCAAACACTGTCTACTCCTTGTTCACAAAAACAATACCAAAACCTCTTTTGCTTCAATAGGTTTGttatgttttttccattttcaattcatttttattagtattattatccTTGTGGGTCCTATAAAATTTAGCATGGGATGCTCATGAACATGCTCACTAGATTCATGCACTATTAGTATTGCCTATACagttttttattatatatgtttGTTCAGGAGAGAAAATAGTATAAGCTTTTTCTTTATGCTTTTAGCTTAAATCATGGCTTTTTAAATATTGTTATTATTGAATTAAGCTGTTAATAATCAGtttttctctccttttttttccttttaggcTTTGGTGCTGAGAATTAGTATATAGTATTGTTTTGAACTTTGAACTTGTTCAATTTTGGTTTGGGAGCAAGATGTCTGAGAGGAGATTGAACATCAATGCTCCTCTGATGTCTGTGAGGCGAAATTCGGCTACATCACCGTCGTTAACAGAATCAAAGAAGAAGATATTAGAGAAACGAAACACGCTTGCGAGTTATAAGTCCGAAATGGCATTGGATCAGGTTACTGAACCTGTTGCAGTGCCTTTCAATTGGGAGCATATACCTGGAAGATGCAAAGGTGGTAATACTGGATCTGAAGTACTTCAAATTCCTCCTAAGAACGCTAAAATCGCGCCAATTCCTCGGCTTCCGCCTGGAAAATCTGTCAAATCAGGTAATCAAAAGGATTCTGTTGTTGAGAAGAATTTTGTTTCCCCGAATAAATCGAAGTCTTTTAGCGGAAATTTGGTTAAACTAGACTGTGATAGAGAAAGAGAAGCCGAGAAAAGAATCGAGAGTAGAAGATATCATGTTAAGGAGAAGGAGAATGACTACGATGACAACGCCTATTCGGACGCGGTGGAAACGCTGTCGCATTTAACAGAATCATTCTCTGTGAACTGCAGTGTGAGTGGTGTAAGTGGATTGGATCATGATAATTTGGATTCGAAGAGGTTTGGAACATTTTCTACTGATCAACAAACAAGAGACTTCATGATGAACCGATTCTTGCCAGCCGCGAAGGCTATGACATTACAACCTTCTCAATACTCTTCAAAAAAGCAATCTGTACTAGTTGAACAACAGCCTCGAGATGTTAACAAATTGATTCAGAATGCGAAGAAGCCGTTGGTGACTGATATTGTACCGTATACTGGTATACGTCAAGAGGAAGAAAGTGAAGATGAAGATGTAGATGAAGGTGATGTTTATGATAATGATGATTCTGATAATGTATTGAGTAAAGGATGTGGTTTGATATCGAATTTACAGCTTAGAAATTCGTTGTCGATGTTAAATCCTGCGGCTGGCATGAAAATGAAGAATCAAGTTGCCTTGCCTTCTTCTGCTTGTGAGGTTGTGAAACCTAACAAAAGATCGCATATTCGATCTTTTAGTCCAATTCCAGCTGTGAAAAAGGTAAAAACAATTCACCATCTTTCGATTTTCTCGAGTGGAATTTAGAGTTTTTTCTTCTCCAGTTGATTTTAAGCCTTTGAGTTTATTGTTCAATTCAATCCACTTTTACATGAATGAATCCGAATATAAATCACTTAACATTCAACTTACTTTTAGTCAGAATCAATTTTACGAAATCAATGTTTGTCATGAATCTTTCATGTAGGCTTGGGAAGCAATTCACAGAAACAAGTCAAGCGCTGCAACTGCGACATCGCCTGATATGCAAGAAAGAAAGACGAGAAGGAGCAGTGAATCAAACAGGTTTGCTTATTCAGGTGAGTTGCTTCCAGGAAGGCTCTCTCCGTTCCGTCGTTCACGAGCAGCTGCAGCAGGCATATCTCCTTGTAGAACTAAACCTCAATCTCCCTTTCGCGGCACAAAGTTGCCCGGTGATTCTAATGAAAACAATAATTCTGGCAATTTGAAATTCCACAGCACAGGActaggaaagtttcaaggagttcCAAACCAAGGAGCGAAAAGAGGTTCATATTCGGGAAGTTTGGCAATCGAAAAAACATTGTACATAGATAATTCGAGTACTGTCAAACTATCGTCTTCAAATTTAAGTTACGCAGATAACAAAAGGAGGATCGATGCTATGACTGCAGATTTCGacaaaagaagagagaaagaaagaaattctagcaTAGAAACTTCTCAAGATACAAAACATGAAGCTGAAAAAGTCACATTGGACTATGAAGTGTTAAGTTCTTTAGGTGGAAATTCTACAACTTTGTCTGGAATGCTACATCATATAGCGAAAGAATATGAATCCGAAGTATTGACAACTGATCAATATATTAACCACGAACGCGTGTCAGTGCAACCTGTGCAACGGACATTTGATGAAGATTCAACCAACAGCAACAAGCAAATTGTGTTAGCTAATTCTCCTCTTCCACCACCATTACCAAAATCACCTTCTGAGTCTTGGCTTTGGCGCGCGTTGCCTATAAATTCGCTTAAGAATTCTTTCCTGCATTCAAATCAAGGCACAAAATCTCATGCTAAAAGAAATGATTCCA is part of the Vicia villosa cultivar HV-30 ecotype Madison, WI unplaced genomic scaffold, Vvil1.0 ctg.002489F_1_1, whole genome shotgun sequence genome and encodes:
- the LOC131638950 gene encoding uncharacterized protein LOC131638950, yielding MSERRLNINAPLMSVRRNSATSPSLTESKKKILEKRNTLASYKSEMALDQVTEPVAVPFNWEHIPGRCKGGNTGSEVLQIPPKNAKIAPIPRLPPGKSVKSGNQKDSVVEKNFVSPNKSKSFSGNLVKLDCDREREAEKRIESRRYHVKEKENDYDDNAYSDAVETLSHLTESFSVNCSVSGVSGLDHDNLDSKRFGTFSTDQQTRDFMMNRFLPAAKAMTLQPSQYSSKKQSVLVEQQPRDVNKLIQNAKKPLVTDIVPYTGIRQEEESEDEDVDEGDVYDNDDSDNVLSKGCGLISNLQLRNSLSMLNPAAGMKMKNQVALPSSACEVVKPNKRSHIRSFSPIPAVKKAWEAIHRNKSSAATATSPDMQERKTRRSSESNRFAYSGELLPGRLSPFRRSRAAAAGISPCRTKPQSPFRGTKLPGDSNENNNSGNLKFHSTGLGKFQGVPNQGAKRGSYSGSLAIEKTLYIDNSSTVKLSSSNLSYADNKRRIDAMTADFDKRREKERNSSIETSQDTKHEAEKVTLDYEVLSSLGGNSTTLSGMLHHIAKEYESEVLTTDQYINHERVSVQPVQRTFDEDSTNSNKQIVLANSPLPPPLPKSPSESWLWRALPINSLKNSFLHSNQGTKSHAKRNDSNAASSNVKWETIVKTSNLHHDHIRYSQELPSRKSHHSKS